A genomic region of Phragmites australis chromosome 2, lpPhrAust1.1, whole genome shotgun sequence contains the following coding sequences:
- the LOC133893649 gene encoding transcription factor Pur-alpha 1-like, with translation MDGGGGGGGGGVMVGGGGPGGGGSGIGGDVELVSKTLQFEHKLFYFDLKENPRGRYLKISEKTSATRSTIIVPVDGVAWFLDLFDYYIRTDERDAFSKELRLQTKVFYFDIGENKRGRFLKVSEASVNRNRSTIIVPAGSSGEEGWEAFRNVLLEINSEASRLYVIPNHPNQQHMEPLERLPGLSDDVGAGFIAGHGSQPATGPDVDVEHLVDLPPQEEISGMGTSKVIRADQKRFFFDLGSNNRGHYLRISEVAGADRSSIILPLSGLKQFHEMVGHFVDIMKDRLEGMSGANVRTVEPSQR, from the exons ATggacggcggcgggggaggagggggcGGCGGAGTCATGGTGGGCGGAGGCGGCCCCGGGGGCGGGGGCAGCGGCATCGGGGGAGACGTGGAGCTCGTCAGCAAGACGCTGCAGTTCGAGCACAAGCTGTTCTACTTCGATCTGAAGGAGAACCCGCGGGGGAGGTACCTCAAGATCTCCGAGAAGACCTCGGCGACGCGCTCCACCATCATCGTGCCCGTCGACGGCGTCGCGTGGTTCCTCGACCTCTTCGACTACTACATCCGCACCGACGAGCGCGACGCGTTCAGCAAGGAACTGCGCCTCCAGACCaag GTGTTCTACTTCGATATCGGGGAGAACAAGAGAGGCCGATTCCTCAAG GTTTCTGAGGCTTCTGTCAATAGAAACCGTAGTACCATAATAGTTCCGGCTGGAAGCTCTGGTGAAGAAGGTTGGGAAGCATTCAGGAATGTACTGTTGGAAATTAATAGTGAGGCTTCCCGACTGTATGTCATACCAAATCATCCAAACCAG CAACACATGGAACCACTAGAGCGCCTTCCTGGCCTTTCTGATGATGTGGGTGCTGGATTTATAGCTGGACATGGCAGCCAGCCTGCTACTGGGCCAGATGTAGATGTTGAACACTTGGTTGATCTGCCGCCTCAGGAAGAAATTAGCGGCATGGGCACGTCTAAGGTGATTAGGGCAGATCAgaagaggttcttcttcgaccTGGGCAGCAATAACAGGGGCCATTATTTGAGGATTTCTGAG GTGGCTGGAGCTGATCGTTCATCAATAATCTTACCGCTTTCTGGTTTGAAGCAGTTCCATGAAATGGTTGGTCACTTTGTAGATATAATGAAGGACAGGCTTGAAGGAATGTCAGGCGCCAACGTGCGCACTGTCGAGCCAAGCCAGAGATGA